Proteins co-encoded in one Halococcoides cellulosivorans genomic window:
- a CDS encoding radical SAM protein, which yields MTDVTIVDGYVDEPAHFGVPPYISTYPRYVAGALVDAGVERRAITYHTIDALREERQRWGDVADADLVVYVGGMTVPGQYVGGTPATPEEAREVAWTADGTTLMGGPVRFGVGDTEGRTETERDDLDFDYVAGADVEAAAHDLALNDLSGVEHRYRDLEESSRWAREGAFIVEQHPTHPDYLICEIETGRGCAYRCSFCTEPLYGDATFRDAESIVDEVDALADHGVRSFRLGRQADLLAYDHGRKPNPAAIERLYRGIRAAVPDLETLHLDNVNPRTIVEFPERSREALATIAEYNTAGDTAAFGLESADPVVQDENDLQVSADECFRAIEIVNEVAGWRPETGDDTTRLPKLLPGINLLHGLKGEREETFAHNQRFLERVLDAGLMVRRINVRQVMTFEGTEMAEVGTEIAVANQDRFRAYKREIRETVDRPMLERVVPPGTVLEDVHLEYHEEGTTFGRQLGTYPLLVGIPGERDLGRTLDIAITDHGFRSVTGVPYPLDANAASMDELATLPGVTRSRAGDLVVDRPYESPDDVPGVLDPFVRVG from the coding sequence ATGACCGACGTGACGATCGTCGACGGCTACGTCGACGAGCCGGCCCACTTCGGCGTGCCGCCCTACATCTCGACGTATCCGCGGTACGTCGCGGGCGCGCTCGTGGACGCGGGCGTCGAGAGACGTGCGATCACTTACCACACGATCGACGCGCTCAGAGAGGAGCGCCAGCGCTGGGGTGACGTCGCGGACGCCGACCTCGTGGTGTACGTCGGCGGGATGACCGTCCCGGGCCAGTACGTCGGCGGGACGCCTGCCACTCCCGAGGAGGCCCGCGAAGTGGCCTGGACCGCCGACGGGACGACACTCATGGGCGGGCCGGTTCGATTCGGGGTGGGCGACACCGAGGGGCGCACCGAGACCGAACGCGACGACCTGGACTTCGATTACGTCGCGGGCGCGGACGTCGAGGCCGCCGCTCACGACCTCGCTCTCAACGACCTGTCGGGCGTCGAACACCGCTATCGCGACCTCGAAGAATCCTCCCGGTGGGCCCGCGAGGGCGCCTTTATCGTCGAGCAACACCCCACCCATCCCGACTACCTGATCTGTGAGATCGAGACCGGGCGGGGGTGTGCCTACCGGTGTTCCTTTTGTACCGAACCGCTGTACGGCGACGCGACCTTCCGGGACGCCGAATCGATCGTCGACGAAGTCGACGCGCTGGCCGACCACGGCGTCCGATCCTTTCGCCTGGGCCGACAGGCCGATCTGCTCGCGTACGATCACGGGCGAAAACCGAACCCAGCGGCCATCGAACGGCTCTACCGGGGGATCCGTGCGGCCGTCCCCGATCTGGAGACGTTGCATCTCGACAACGTCAACCCCCGGACGATCGTGGAGTTCCCCGAGCGATCGCGCGAGGCGCTGGCGACCATCGCGGAGTACAACACGGCGGGCGACACCGCGGCGTTCGGCCTCGAATCGGCCGATCCCGTCGTGCAGGACGAAAACGATCTGCAGGTCTCCGCCGACGAGTGTTTCCGGGCGATCGAAATCGTCAACGAGGTCGCTGGCTGGCGCCCCGAGACGGGCGACGACACGACGCGCCTTCCGAAACTCCTCCCGGGGATCAACCTGCTCCACGGGCTGAAGGGCGAACGCGAGGAGACGTTCGCGCACAACCAGCGGTTTCTGGAGCGGGTGCTCGACGCGGGCCTGATGGTCCGGCGGATCAACGTCCGGCAGGTGATGACCTTCGAAGGCACCGAGATGGCCGAGGTGGGGACGGAGATTGCGGTCGCCAACCAGGACCGCTTCCGGGCGTACAAACGCGAAATTCGGGAGACGGTCGATCGGCCGATGCTCGAACGGGTCGTCCCGCCGGGGACCGTTCTGGAGGACGTTCACCTCGAATACCACGAGGAGGGCACGACGTTCGGCCGCCAACTCGGGACGTACCCGCTGCTGGTCGGGATTCCGGGCGAGCGCGATCTGGGTCGGACCCTCGATATCGCGATCACCGACCACGGCTTCCGGTCGGTGACGGGCGTGCCCTACCCGCTCGACGCGAACGCGGCCTCGATGGACGAACTTGCCACGCTGCCGGGTGTCACGCGCTCTCGGGCGGGCGACCTCGTGGTCGATCGCCCGTACGAATCGCCCGACGACGTGCCGGGCGTCCTCGATCCGTTCGTCCGCGTGGGGTGA